One window of the Natrinema sp. DC36 genome contains the following:
- a CDS encoding helix-turn-helix transcriptional regulator translates to MVATDRSAPDMVSNLTAFQRDLLFVIASVGPAKGLAVKDELSDYYAKEINHGQLYPNLDTLVDRGLVEKGPMDRRTNSYELTPRAKQELESRREWERSYLEGVSA, encoded by the coding sequence ATGGTAGCAACTGATAGAAGTGCGCCTGACATGGTGTCGAACCTGACCGCATTCCAGCGCGATTTGCTGTTCGTAATCGCGTCGGTTGGCCCCGCGAAAGGCCTCGCAGTCAAAGATGAGCTATCCGACTACTACGCCAAGGAGATCAACCACGGCCAACTGTATCCAAATCTTGACACGCTGGTCGACCGCGGGCTTGTCGAGAAAGGACCGATGGACCGGCGGACGAACTCCTACGAACTGACTCCTCGAGCGAAACAGGAACTCGAGAGCCGGCGCGAGTGGGAACGATCGTATCTCGAGGGGGTGAGCGCGTGA